TGatcatcatttttttgtggttttgataTAACTCTTGTGTTTATTGATGTATCCCAGTGTCTTCCAGAAATTGCAGtcatgagaaaacaaaacataaaactaaTAAGTATACAGATGGCAACTCCAGCCCCCCGTGAACTCTGACCATAAGTTAAAGTTTAGACAGTTTAAACACTGTTGAAGTGAATTTTAATTATCCACAGATGGGAAAATCTAATATGTTTTTCCCTGTCTCTCACAGATCAAATCATCCCATGTAGACAGGCCtaaaaaggagaaggaaaatGGACACGTAAGGTAAACAGCATCACTTTGTTGTGTCTGATGTGAAATGAAAGTAATTATAAAGCAGCTCCAGCCATAAATCATTTTGGAAAGAATTAACCGCAGGCTTAGCTATTGCTTCGTTATGGTGAATGGGATATTGCTTCACTAATATGCAATTCCATATCTCCAATGTGCGACTCAGAGACACAAGCCCAGCAGCCATAAAGAGCGAGCCTGAAGAAGACAACGGCTTCTACCCCTCTCCCCAACACAACAAGTCCACCAAACGAGAGTACGACAATGAAGAGTGGGTATCGTTCAAATGAATCCAAATCATTTATAGAATTGGTTGTCTATAATTCTGTGTTATGAGACACAATTTGATTATCAATATACTGTTCTCAGATTTGAATACAAGCCCAAAAAAGTCAAGACAGAACACGACAAAAAGGCAAAGAAGAGGAAACATGAGTAcgaagaagatgaggaggacgaggttcattttttgtttttgtacatcaTTTTGATGAATGTGTTGTCATATTCTCCAGGCTGGAGTATTAGCTCTTTTATGTTCTCCGGATTTATTCTGCTCTCTCCACTTGTTTTAGGACATCAAGCccaaaaagaagacaaaagacaaaaaggtaacagaaggaaagaaagccaaaaaggaagaagaggagaagtggAAATGGTAAGAAGATCATTTTGGGGTCAAATTGTTCTTTTCCTCAGGAAATTACACACCAAGAACAGTTAGCTGTTATAAACAGCCACTGAGAAGTAGATACcatattttttctgttctctcacTGGTTTGTAttctgttgttttgatgattaGGTGGGAGGAGGAAAGATACACTGATGGCTCCAAATGGCGCTTCCTTGAACATAAGGGTCCAGTGTTTGCACCTCCATACGAACCCTTGCCTGACAAAGTCAGATTTTACTACGATGGTGAGTCTGTGTAAAAAATAagttgtaacattttttttttttaattatcttcaGTCAAGACTAAAGTATAATTATTCCGTATTTGTAGGTAAGCCTATGAAACTTAGTGCTCCTGCTGAGGAGGTAACCACATTTTTTGCCAAGATGTTGGATCATGAGTACACCACTAAGGACATCTTCAGAAAGAACTTCTTCAAGGACTGGAGGAAGGTGAGGAGTGTGTCAATTACAGCACAAGAGCCACAGTCCACAGATGGTGTCAAGTCCAAGCATTTAAATTAAGCATGCTTCAGATATCTTATCTATCTCTTTTATTGTAGGAAATGACATCAGAGGAGAAGTCAAAGATCACTGACCTGAACAAGTGCAACTTCAGTGATATGAATGAGTACTTCAAGGCCCAATCAGAGGCCAGGAAACAGATGtcaaaagaggagaaacaggtAGACCTGCATTCATGCAGACTCTCCCAGCCCTAAAAACATCTTGCAATATCTCATTGTACtatatttttaaacactttGTAGAAAATCAAAGAGGAGAATGAGAGGCTCCTCCAGGAGTACGGTTTCTGCATCATGGACAACCACAAGGAGAGGATTGGAAACTTCCGCATTGAGCCGCCGGGCCTCTTCCGAGGACGAGGTGACCATCCGAAGATGGGCATGCTGAAACGCCGCATCAGACCTGAAGACATCATCATTAACTGTAGCAAGTGGGTAATCTCATTCCCGCCATTATCACTAGCCTCACTGCCATgaattgttacatttttatttgattttaggGATAGGAAGAACACAAAACCTGTGAATCTCAAGTTCTGTGTTTTTACCACAAGTTGGCCGGTCAAACCAATACAGGTGATGTTATGTGAAAGAATACTGTTGGTCTGAAGTATGAATTACAAGGGTAAATGTGAACGTGTGTGCTTGTGAGAAGAGGATATATTAAGTGGGTGCTTGTGGAAGTTATTAGTATGTCAAAAGGTCACATTCAGACATACAGTCCCTGTCCTGTTCTTCACCATTATCTCCCTGTTgaacctcttttttttcttcttcttcttcttatgtcCCGttatcttttctttcatcttctaACTGTCATGTTGTAATTGCTGGATTTATTTATAGAGggaatactttttctttttatctctaaGCCTCCAGGGCAAGAGTGTGTGCAAGAGGGTTTATGGAAAGGCTAATTTGTTGCGTTCAGTTGCCATCCCAGGGACGCCGGCGAAAGAATGTACGTGCTGCATGTGGCACGTACAGTACGGCAGATGTATCACTGACACGCACTCGCACACATGCCGGCACTGTGTCAAAGGTAGTCTTCCTGTCCTGCCGTGTGTGTGCAAACAATAACACTACTCAGGGAGGATACGTTAACCCCCAACATACTGGTCACAATGGGGTTTGTTTTACAGTGGCATTTCTCTGTAGGGGAGAGTGGGGTAAGTAGTGGGGTAAAGTGCCTTTAAAGCAAGGGGATTACAGTAATGCCTCCAACTAAAATATGTTCATATAGTTTAGGATGTTGTGCATCCCTGGGAACAATCACTTTGGAtcttaaataaactgtttgaGAAATAtagctttagaaaaaaaaagtggtctTGTGGCACAACTTGCCCTCGGTGCGGGGTAAGTTGTGCCATTAGAGAGAATACACTGGGGTAAATTGTGCCATTGATAATTGAAGTAAAACAGATCATTTTAATCTCACAAACGATAATGCTATATAAAAGCAAGACAAATTCAATACAAAATTACTTATTTAACgtttatttaacaaacaagGCCTGACATGAACTTAAACAAGACATGAACACACCTAGACTCAGAGCAACTAAAATGAAAACCTAATCATGCAAATGATCTGCATCTGAATCTCTTCACAGATTCGGCCTACTACTGAACATCCCACTTTTCAATGCTGCATGGAAATGTGAACTTATGCTCCCTTCTAGCAGTACCACCAAGTTTGTGTGGTGTGGGTAGTTTCTTGAGCGCATCACCTTTAGGGATGACTCCTTCATCATTCTCTCTAAATGTGAAGATGGGCTTTCCCTCAACAGACCTCTTACAACTTTGCTTCAGAAACTTTGCACTGATCTCATCACCTTCAACATTCTCCACCAATCCAACATAGTTATaggatttggatttttttaCCTGCAAACCTCACAATCACAAAGTTACCAGCAGACAGAtcacaccatcaccatcatcatcatcatcatcactctggACATCTGAACTCTCATAATCAGTGGCATCGCTAAGTGGAGACTCATTTGGCCACTGCTGTTCTTTCATAGCCTGGCTTTGTTACTTCtcctatttttttcttatccaTATATCTTTTTATGGTCATCCTGCAGATCTTCATCTCCTTTCCAACCGGACACATCGTCTTCCCCTGTTGCACCTCTTTTACTGCTCTTTCCAATTTCTCAAGAGGAGTTGAAACCCTCTCTGTCTTCCGTTTGTATTCACGTGGCATGATGGATTTTGGTCTAAAATTAAGAATGTCACATAGTTTTAGTGATCAAATGAAAGAATACAatgtacaataacaataaaatacaataaagcaATATATAGTACATAATCATAAGGCACTTTGGCACAAATTACCCCAAGCccaccatttaaaaaaaaaatgcatcccCTAGCTGTTTTGAGCTTGCATCATGCTAACCGTATAGACTCATGGTGTAGCTTACTAAAGCACTAAAACATGTGTGAACTGTTTTCAAAGTTATCTATAATTGTTCAAACACAGCAATCAAAAAACCATGATCATAGAAAATTTACTTTGGAGGgcaaaaaattgtttttttgaaCTTAAATGTGCTTACCTCTCAAGCCATGTGTCTCCCTTCTTTGCAGGATGAGTGAAATAGATGCCTCTTCAAAAATATGTGGTCACATGACCAAGTTCTTCTATGGTTTTCTAGATAACAGGGGTGGCACTACTTGCCCCTTGGCACTAATTACCCCACTCTCCCCTACTCTATTGTGTCATAGCTGAAGTGTTTATAATACAGAATTAATCATGGTCTGGtctagagctgcacaattaatcgaaacataatcgaaatcacaatatggccaagtgcaatatccaaatcgcaggagctgcaattcttttgataaaggtaaaactTGTCACAACATTATTGTGCATTGTTAACACTATAAGCGTCGTGGTGCTTCAGAGACGCCGTGGCctataaatcatattctgcagacgtaaaggaaaatgtttgtttggtacaaagcccaacaaaaatcacatcatcatttttatatttttttccgTGAAAAGGAAATGCAAAAAATACCCATTCCAACTGAATTCGCAATATCTGacaaaataatcgcaatatgattttatttttggtaaTCGAGCAGCCCCAGTCTGGTCCATGGCTTATTGTATCAATGAGAAATGGAGGAATGCACCGTAATCAACACACAAGTAGAAACACAGCATCAGTGGAGTTAGACAGAAATGCTCCAAGCTGTGGAAAATGCTTTGCTAAACAAAGGGGGGAATGGtgtcaacatgtttctcatCTATCTAAATCTGCCTCCTTTTTCTGTAGGGACTCCAAGCACCCTAAACCTCCCCCAGGGACAAAATGGAAGGAGGTTCGCCATGATAACAAGGTGACCTGGCTGGCGTCTTGGACAGAGAACATCCAGGGCTCCATCAAGTACATCATGTTGAATCCTAGCTCCAGGATCAAGGTGCCTGCTGTCTCAACACTGAGCCTCCAGCTTCAGTTTTGTATTAATCCTAACCCGTATCGGAGGTTACATATTTTACCAGTATTTGACCAAAAGagctgtttgtgtatgtttgtgcaggGGGAGAAGGACTGGCAGAAATATGAGACTGCCCGACGGTTGAAGAAGTGTGTAGATCGCATCCGAAACCAATATAGAGACGACTGGAAATCAAAAGAGATGAGGATCAGGCAGAGAGCTGTGGCGCTTTATTTCATAGACAAGGTGAGTAAAGTACGGTGAAATTGTAATGATAAAATACTAATACTTATTACAACCACCAATATTTTAACTTAGTTGATGCATGCACCCAAGTTTATAGAATAAATCCCTGAGAAAATGTGTCACCTTTACAACTTGATCATGATCCTAATGTATGGGGTTTCCCTCGTAGCTGGCACTGAGGGCAGGTAATGAAAAGGAGGAAGGCGAGACAGCGGACACAGTCGGCTGTTGCTCGCTGCGGGTGGAGCACATCAAACTGTACCCCAAAATGGATGACCAGGAGTACGTGGTGGAGTTCGACTTCTTGGGAAAAGACTCCATCCGCTACTACAACCGGATCCCTGTGGAGAAGAGGgtaagagagggaaaaggaaaagagaggagaggaggtaaaGACAGAGCAGAAGGGAGACAAGAGGACCTGTGGCAGATACATTAAAGCACTGAACTGTGATATCTGGTTTTATTAGGGTGGTGCTGGGTGTGCATTTGACATTTATGTGAATTTAGTGTTAATGAGATAAGAAGTTGCCAGGCTGAGTAGGATGATTGCACAGACAGGTGATCAGGCACTAAAACCTTTCCGCCTGCTCTGCCTCAGAGGTCGGTCTGTTTCCTGCTATTACCGGCATGTActcacacacaatctcacacacacacacacacacacacacccacacacacacactagttatctgttattttcagtcacaAACTCTTCAGCACACCTTTGCACTATCTAATGTACTGCtacacttcctcttcttctgcatcCCTACATACATTTAGAAGtgtatacaaaaaaaaacacaaacctacaATAAACCGCCTGCACTTGTCATCATGAACAGAAATAATATAGCACACCCATGTGGCAGAAATTTGATAGTGCATACATGAGCACAGTTAACTGAAGTGTTGAATTCATGCTCAGCAAATCTTTTTGATTTCttaacaggtttttaaaaaccttCAGCTGTTTCTGGAGAACAAGCAGCCAGAAGACGACCTCTTCGACAGACTGAATGTGAGAAACACACGTGAAAATCTATCTTTaaattaataatcataataatttgTATCGCTCTGTTCCCCACCgcttctctttcctctgcttttcacgctctgcttctctgtgtctcctgcagACTTCTATTCTGAATAAACACTTGCAGGAGCTGATGGATGGACTGACAGCCAAGGTCTTTCGTACCTACAACGCTTCCATCACCCTCCAACAGCAGCTCAAGGAACTTACCTGCAGTGAGTGACAGCAGCCACAGCCAGTTACAACAACAACCACGATAACAACAAAGCAGCTCACTAGAATAACAGCCATGTAGTTTCTAAACACAAGTACACATTGAAATCACTCTTTGTGACGTTGCAAAATTTTACTGCGATTGTGGAATTCAACAAAAACTCaagtttgaaatgtaaaatgtaaaagatgCGTTGACACATTTTGCCCATTGATTCTGGCAAGAAGTCTTCCTATAAACAAAAATTGCATAGGTCTTAATTGTTAGATCGCATGGTGCATGATGTTTTATAGTCTTTTGAAGCaccaaagaaaataattggaCTTTAAATGTTCGGGAATTGGATCCAACACACATTGCTGTAAACTCAATAGATGATTACACTGGATGTAATAACAGGAATAACTTTAGGCGGATTGAGGTTACAGTCATATTGTTTATCAACATCAAGAGCAAACAAAACGAACacttaaaaaagtaattaaatccATTCAATAAATCAATGCCTGCAAGGAATTATAAAGTAACACAGTATAGgattgttgttttatcagtaaTCTGTCTCTTCAGTTGCATATTGCATAaatatgcatgtatatgtgtaaCATGTAACAGGTGgcgtctgtgttgtgtttgttagCAATGAAGATGCAGTGACACCAGGATCTCTTTGGAGTTTAAATCTGTTTATTCTGACAAGGACAGATAATAAAGCAGAACCTTCATGCAAATAAACCTGCTcgctccagctcctctctcccGCAGGACAGCAGTACAAAGGGCCTCGtaatgaaatattcaacatGGAACATAAACTCATGTACAACAAAACATACCTGACAGGGACAAATAATAAAGCAGAACCACCTTGTAAATAATACTTGGTCCGCTCTAGCTCcaacacaaatgaaataaatgaagtgcGAAACAGGAATGTGAGCTTAGTTTACAGTATCATAGCGGAGAGGTGAAGGGGCCAAAGTGAATTTATACTGCGGTCTGTAGAAGAAGTGAAGGGGTCTGGGTTTTGAACTTGAAGTATACACATCCTAACTTTGAAAGCCTTCCCAGTCAATTAATATCTATATTTTGACAGATTATGTATAATTACATAAAGAAGAGGTCACTGTATAGATGGTTCAGTTACAAAAATactatgaataaaatatattctgcctttatatattaatatgtaGGTCAATGATTTcaaattttaatcattttaaacttCTCCTACCTTGTTGTGTCCAGCTGATGACAGCATCCCAGCTAAGATCCTGTCCTACAATCGGGCCAACCGGGCAGTGGCCATCCTCTGTAACCACCAGAGAGCTCCACCTAAAACATTTGAGAAGTCCATGCAAAACCTTCAGACCAAGGTAAAACTCATGTTACACCTTTCTTCGGTTTTTGTTGTCCCTCGAAATAACAGTGATGTCTCAGTAACATCTTGGCCACcttaaagtaaaatgttgctgatgaagatgttcCCTTTCCACATGATAAAGATGTGCGTTTGTTGTGATTGCAGATTGACGAGAAACAGAATCAACTGTCTGCAGCCAGGAAGCAGCTGAAGGCTGCCAAGGCTGATCACAAGGCTTCCCATGATGACAAGAGCAAAAAGTAAGAACGCCTGAGCGCTGCTAACCGGTGCAAGAGACTATCACAGTCTTATCCGTTACTTACTGAAAGCTCTTCATCTCAGGTGGGATGTAAGGCCACAAAGTTTTATCTGGTTGCCTCCTAAACATCAAGTTCATGATGTTTAGTTTGTCGGCATagttcttcctccctctgtccttcccttgtctctgttcctctgtgcaTCTCgatctgtgtctctttctctttccctctgtacCTGTACTTattccttcctctgtcttcctgtgtgtctctctcagggCTGTGGAGGTGAAGCGTAAAGCTGTCCAGAGGATAGAGGAGCAGCTGATGAAGCTCCAGGTGCAggccacagacagagaggagaacaaGCAGATTGCCCTGGGCACCTCCAAGCTCAACTACCTGGATCCACGCATCTCTGTTGCATGGTATGTATGTGATGCAGCAGATGTTGCTCACTTCAGTTTATTAACCACAAGCTATCGTTTGATTACAGGTGTCACTACAGTAAAAATAACTGACATTAAATGAGCAAACCACCTACTGTTTAATAGGCCAGCTTTCTCTGGGtgggtgagagtgtgtgtgtgtgtgtgtgtgtgtgtgtgtgtgtgggggggggtgcatATCTACCTTGGTGACAAAAGGCAGGAAATGCTCTTGCATTGTAGGAAAAGGAGCAGCACAAGCAAAAAAGCTAACGGCTGCAGAAGGaaaataagaggaagaaaagcgTGTGAGTGTGAGGAACAATGGGGTTTGTTTCTAAAAGCCAGGGAGCGTCCCCAAACAGCACTCCTTCCTCCATGTGGGAAGTCAATGAGGAGCTGTCTGTGGCTGAATGGAGGGCCAGGCCTCAGAGACGGGGGAACAGTAGTCCGCCCTCCCTAACCCATGCCCCACAGCTATTTATGGAGAGCCTCCTCCTCAAGCACAATGGATACAGGAATGCTCCATGTTTTGCCTGGTTGTAAGGCGTAAGGGATGGGGTCCCCCCTAATAGGGTGGTGCATGGGAACCTGGTCTACACTGTAGTTGTATGTTTGTGAATATGTGTAAcagagatgaaaacactgagttgAGTCGGGTTGATTGGTGCCGGGGAGGCGTATTTTTCCTGTCATGCAGAGAGAAACCTTGTCAAATGAATTGGGAGCTTAtcagttttttctgtttagttAGCCTCTAGCTAGCTATACCTATATATTATTCATTAGCAGTCCAACCTG
The genomic region above belongs to Seriola aureovittata isolate HTS-2021-v1 ecotype China chromosome 9, ASM2101889v1, whole genome shotgun sequence and contains:
- the top1b gene encoding DNA topoisomerase 1, with protein sequence MSGDHGHGGSQVNSGSKGSDTHKHKDKHKDKEHRHKDHKKDKEREKLKHSNSEHKEHSEKKHRDKDKEKLKHSDGSSDKHREKHKEKDKDKERRREEKIKSSHVDRPKKEKENGHVRDTSPAAIKSEPEEDNGFYPSPQHNKSTKREYDNEEFEYKPKKVKTEHDKKAKKRKHEYEEDEEDEDIKPKKKTKDKKVTEGKKAKKEEEEKWKWWEEERYTDGSKWRFLEHKGPVFAPPYEPLPDKVRFYYDGKPMKLSAPAEEVTTFFAKMLDHEYTTKDIFRKNFFKDWRKEMTSEEKSKITDLNKCNFSDMNEYFKAQSEARKQMSKEEKQKIKEENERLLQEYGFCIMDNHKERIGNFRIEPPGLFRGRGDHPKMGMLKRRIRPEDIIINCSKDSKHPKPPPGTKWKEVRHDNKVTWLASWTENIQGSIKYIMLNPSSRIKGEKDWQKYETARRLKKCVDRIRNQYRDDWKSKEMRIRQRAVALYFIDKLALRAGNEKEEGETADTVGCCSLRVEHIKLYPKMDDQEYVVEFDFLGKDSIRYYNRIPVEKRVFKNLQLFLENKQPEDDLFDRLNTSILNKHLQELMDGLTAKVFRTYNASITLQQQLKELTCTDDSIPAKILSYNRANRAVAILCNHQRAPPKTFEKSMQNLQTKIDEKQNQLSAARKQLKAAKADHKASHDDKSKKAVEVKRKAVQRIEEQLMKLQVQATDREENKQIALGTSKLNYLDPRISVAWCKKCDVPIEKIYNKTQREKFAWAIDMAEKDYEF